The following DNA comes from Lentibacillus sp. Marseille-P4043.
TACTCCCGAATACAGCAAGATATGGAATCACTTGGGCGAGAACACTTGCAAATGTCGTAGCGCCTTCTAGATCAAGGCTTGATTCGAAAAATAATTCCTTACTATAGAACCCATTTAAAAATGGTAATGGGATTCCTGCCATTGAGAATGTTCCAAACAAGGCTAGTGTAGCAGTGATTGGCATAAACGTTACTAATCCACCAAGTTTACGGATATCACGTGTTCCTGTTTCATGGTCAACAATACCTGCAACCATGAAAAGACTGCCTTTAAATGTTGCATGGTTTAAAATATGAAATACCGCTGCAAATACGGCTACTTTTGTGCCAAATCCAAGCATGGCCATAATCATACCTAATTGACTAATGGTAGAAAATGCTAAGATTGCTTTTAAATCCGTTTGTCTTACTGCCATGTATGATCCCCAGCATAATGTCACAATCCCTGCAAGGCTGACAATAATAAAGAACCATTCATAACTAGAGAAAATAGGTGAAAACCGGGCAACTAAAAATAGTCCTGCTTTTACCATTGTTGCCGAATGCAGGTAAGCACTAACAGGTGTAGGTGCTTCCATTGCATCCGGTAGCCAAATATGAAACGGAAATTGCGCTGATTTGGTAAATGCACCGAGCAGAATAAACCCAAGAATTAATGGTAAATAGGTACTGTTTAAAATAACATCTTTTTGTTCGATCATTGATTGGATACTCGTCGTACCAGTAACAACAGATAGTAAGACAAATCCACCGAACATACTCAAACCACCAAAAATAGTAATAAGCATTGATTTTAATGCCCCATAGCGGGAACGTTCATTAAAATGCCAATAACCAATTAATAAAAAGGAAGAGATAGATGTTAGCTCCCAAAATGTGTAAAGCACAAATACATTATCGGATAATACGACACCGAGCATCGCTGCCATAAACATAAGGAGATAAACATAAAAGTGACCAAGCCGTTCTGTTTTATCTAAATAGTATATGGAATATAAAACAACAAGGGCGCCAATACCACTAATTAACAAAACGAATAACAAACTTAAACCGTCTAAATAAAAGTTCAAGTTGATTCCGAGTGATGGTATCCACTTATATGTTTTTGCTATTGGCGAAAAGTCACTGCCAATAAATTGAATAAAGTAAAGAAAAATGATAAATGGGATGAAAAACACAAAAATACCAGTATGTATTTTTTCTTTTATTTTACTAAGTAATGGAACAAAGCATGCTAGTATAAGTGGTATTATTACAGTGAAAATCATCTACTGGGATTCCTCCTTTGTTTTAAAAACTTTCAGCCTACTTTTTAAGTTAATAGTGTGTGTTCAAAAAGTTATCAAATTAGAAGCAAGAAGGTCGAGACGGCGTAGTCTTGAGGACCGGAATGTAGGAAAAATCTACATGAGGACCGAAAAGACGAGCCAACGAAGAGATTCGCCGCTTATTATTTGGTGACTTTTTGAACAACCTCTAATAGGATAAATGAACATACGTCTGAGGCTTTGTCAGGTAACTTGATGGGGGATGTTAGCGGTATTATCCATTCTAACGTATTTTCTTTTCATTATGTATCAAGTATACGCTGTAATATGTGTAATAAAGTTTATTATATTAAAATTGATCTTAAAATCCTGCTTTCCCTACATATGTTCAAATGATAGCTTATCATATTATAGGATCCTGCAAAATAAAAAACCCCTATCATTCATAAAAATGACAAGAGTTAACATAGAGCAATCTTTTTAAACTTTTCAGTGTCTCTAGCGGATTGAAGTATTAAGCAAGTTTTTCGAATCGTTTCTGGAACACTTTATTTTATGTGTTAATGACCTTCTGTTTATTTCCTGTTCAATAAGGTAAAGAAAATCAGGGCTTAGATTTAATTCATTTGCTTTACGATATGATTCTAACAACAATTCATTTGACAAATGCTCCATCAGTACAGCCCCTCCCGGGTAATTAGTAGTACTTCCATTTGAAGTTATTAATAACTTACCACGAATAATAGTACTGAACAAGGCAATAGTTATCTACAATCCCTTGTAGATAACTTGTGTATAAAAGTAAAAAATCACCCCTTGAATACTATTATATAAATGTGGATAATGTGATTAAAGTTATCCACAGGTCGGATTATGATGGAATTTGTCGAACGGTTTTTAGTAGAAAATGCGCCCATACAAGCATAATTTTTTGTGAATAGACATAAACATACAAAATTTATCCGCTCATTCTGTTCCAAATGCCAGTAGATCATGATAGTTTTGCCAGGATATGACAAATTAAACAGCCCGACAGAAGTTTCGCTTTAATATTGTAGAAAGTTGTTATAGGATTGAGGTATAATGTTAACTTGTGGTAATAGATGGTATTGTTTTGCCCAATAAAATAGGACTAGGTTAGGGAAGATAATAATGAGGTGTGACAGTTGTTAAAGAAGTTTTTACCGAATGAGCATGTTAAAAGTATTTTTGATATTCACCCTGCTGCATTAAAGCAAAAGGGTATTCGAGGAATTATAACCGATTTGGATAATACGCTTGTTGCGTGGGATGTAAAAGATGCAACACCGGAAATTGTCCAATGGTTTAAGTTAATGAAAGAACATGATATTAAAGTAACGATTATTTCGAATAATAAAGAAGAACGTGTTAAAGTTTTTTCAGAACCTCTAGGTACACCATTTGTTTTTAGTGCAAGAAAACCACTAGGGCACGCGTTCAAATCTGCCGCGAAACAAATGAAGTTAAAAAAGGAAGAAATTGTAGTTGTCGGCGATCAATTACTAACAGATGTTCTCGGCGGAAATTTCGCGGGATTTTATACGATATTGGTTGTTCCAATTGTACAAACCGATGGAAAAATGACTAGAATCAATCGAAAAATAGAACGGCAAATTTTAAGCTACATGCGGAAAAAAGGAAAAATTACCTGGGAGGAATAATGGTGGAAAAAAGACTTTGTCAAGGCTGTGGTGCCCCGATTCAGACAGCTAAACCAAAAGAAATTGGCTATACACCAGAATCAGCACTACAAAAGGATACGATTTTATGTCAACGTTGCTTTCGTCTGAAACACTATAACGAGATACAGTCCGTTTCAATTCGTGATGATGATTTTTTGCAAATGGTTAGTAAAATAGGGGAAAGAAGAGGATTGATTGTTCACATCGTTGA
Coding sequences within:
- a CDS encoding Na+/H+ antiporter subunit A; the protein is MIFTVIIPLILACFVPLLSKIKEKIHTGIFVFFIPFIIFLYFIQFIGSDFSPIAKTYKWIPSLGINLNFYLDGLSLLFVLLISGIGALVVLYSIYYLDKTERLGHFYVYLLMFMAAMLGVVLSDNVFVLYTFWELTSISSFLLIGYWHFNERSRYGALKSMLITIFGGLSMFGGFVLLSVVTGTTSIQSMIEQKDVILNSTYLPLILGFILLGAFTKSAQFPFHIWLPDAMEAPTPVSAYLHSATMVKAGLFLVARFSPIFSSYEWFFIIVSLAGIVTLCWGSYMAVRQTDLKAILAFSTISQLGMIMAMLGFGTKVAVFAAVFHILNHATFKGSLFMVAGIVDHETGTRDIRKLGGLVTFMPITATLALFGTFSMAGIPLPFLNGFYSKELFFESSLDLEGATTFASVLAQVIPYLAVFGSIFTFVYSIYLLFGTFAGKKHLDLLPKKPHEAPIGMLLSPFILVLGVVLIGLFPNLVNGTFLAHAAEAIKGAEIDQHIAFWHGFNTPLKMTLIVVGLGFLLVLTRKKWAGAYRVLPGKLSLNKLYDYILEKLDIVSQKVTQSYMTGSLRLYVAIILGVTLVVTFIVMLVTDGFNIQFDNLADVTIIEVSVVAIMIVAALATILAKNNVSAILILGVVGYGVAILFVLYRAPDLALTQLVIETVTVVLFLLCFRHMPKLRKRNETSGTKIVNIVISVGFGALMTLIGISAHSSKWFESISNYFIETSLKLGGGHNIVNVILVDMRGFDTLFEITVLGIAALAIFSLIKLKRGAK
- a CDS encoding sporulation histidine kinase inhibitor Sda, whose amino-acid sequence is MEHLSNELLLESYRKANELNLSPDFLYLIEQEINRRSLTHKIKCSRNDSKNLLNTSIR
- a CDS encoding YqeG family HAD IIIA-type phosphatase — protein: MLKKFLPNEHVKSIFDIHPAALKQKGIRGIITDLDNTLVAWDVKDATPEIVQWFKLMKEHDIKVTIISNNKEERVKVFSEPLGTPFVFSARKPLGHAFKSAAKQMKLKKEEIVVVGDQLLTDVLGGNFAGFYTILVVPIVQTDGKMTRINRKIERQILSYMRKKGKITWEE